The genomic interval GAACAGCGGATAGAGGAACATGGACATGAAGAAACCGAAGATGACGAATGACGAGAACTTCCAGCGCTCGGCCATGGCGCCGGTGGGAATGGTGGCGGCGGCGTCCATGAATACCAGCTCGAAGAGGAAGAACGCCAGGATGCCCACATCGTAGAGGCCGTTGCCGAACAGGCCGTGGGTGCCGATCACGCCCCAGCCCTTGGCGACTTCCACCATGCCGTCGAGGTTGCCGATGCCGCCGAGAGTAGGCAGATGTCCCAGGCCGCCGAACATCAGCGGAAAGCCCACGAAAAAGAATCCGATGACGCCGATGAAGAAGACCACCAGATTCATCGACATCGTGTGAACCGCGTTCTTGGCCCGGGTAAAGCCGGTCTCCAACAGCGCAAAACCCGCCTGCATGAAAAAGACCAGCGCGAAGCCGACCATCAGCCAGACATAATTGACGGAGATCTTGGTGTGCCCGACTTCGTCTGCCAGGCTCTGCAGGGTGACGTCATCGCCGGTTGTGGCTGACGTGAGGTCCGCGGCGGTGCCGGTGGCAGAGCCGTTGGGATCGGTCGTCACCGCAGGTGCGGCTGGGGCTGCTGTTACTGCGGCTGGGGCTGCGGCCGATGCGGCCGGCGCTGGGGCTCCAGCCGATGCCGCCCCGCCGGATGAGCTGTCGTCCTGGGCCATCGCGGTGCCACCCAGGGACATGAACGCGAACACGAACGCCAGAACTAAAAACCACTTTAATTTCTTACTCACGGCTCCTCCTTACTGATTAACAATTTGCGGCTGACTGTCAAGTAATCCCTGATCACCTCCATGGGAAATTACAGCCTGGACAAATCGTAAGGGGGATTGATGCCTGATTCGCTGTACGCGGGGATAAAATTGCTACGGCGACTTTGTACTTGATTCTTTAAATCAGTCGAACGCCGCCGGACGGCACTCGTCTTCGAGATGGGCGCGCACCTCGTCGAGATGCTTCTCGCTGGTGCGCTGCCATGAGAGCGGCGGCAGCTCGTCGAAGCTGAAAAAATCCACGGCCATGGTCTCGTCGCTGACGCGCGGCTCGCCGGAGATTATGTCGCAGAGGAAGATTATCTTGTAGGCGTGGAAGAATTCCAGCGGCCGGCCGCCGCGGTTGGCGTCGTAGACGGCGATGACCTTCCGTGGGGCAACCTCGAAGCCGCTCTCTTCCCAGACCTCGCGGGCCACCATCTCCGAGGGAATGTCCCCCACGTCCGCCCATCCGCCCGGCATGCACCAGTGCTGGTCGCGGCGCTCCTGCACCAGAAGTATCCTGCCGTCGCGGACGACGGCGCCGCGCACGTCGATCTTGGCGGTGGCGTAACCCGGCTGGGCGGAAAATCCTTTCACCAGCTCGCCGCGCTCCTCGCCGGTGTGGCTGGCGACGATCTCGGCGGCGATCTCGGTCAGGCGCGTGTAACGCTGGGTCTCGTAATCGGTGGAGGCAAAGGCCAGGCCTGTCTGGCAGAGGCCCTGGATCTCACGGGCCCATTCCAGCCAGCGGGGCATTTCGTTGTTGTCCGGCATCATGCTTCCTTTCACGGCGAATGTACTTATATATCAAGGCTGCGCTCTCTCTCAAACCATGTCGCCGCGGCGCGCCCTCACGTCTTGACGGCGGCGATGATTATCGTCCGCCAGTTGAGCGAAAGCTCGCCCTCGATCTGCGAGGAATGGAATCCGCCCAGATCGACATCAAGATTCTCCTTCAGGAGCTTTACGATCTCATCGCGGTCCCGGGGATCCTCTACCCGGTTCAGTTTCAAAATGAAATCGACGACCACGCCTTGCGTGTAAGGCTCGGTCTCGCCGGTCACTCGAAAACCGGCATCAGCCAGCAGCTTCCGCAACTCCGCGGGCGAGTAAGCCAGAACGTGCGAGGGATCGAAAAGTTTCTCCAGGCGCTCCCGCTTCTTGCGAACCGCGGGATCTCCCGAGCCGAAGACGTCCTCCATGACGAACCGGCCCCCGGGCTTGAGCACGCGGCGGATGTCGGCGAGCGCGGCTGCGGGATCGGGGAAATGATGAAACGCCAGCCTGCAGACGACCAGGTCGAAGGAATCGTCCTCAAAGGAAAGCGCCGGCACCGCCGTCTCGACGACGCTGATGTCGTCCTTGCCGGCGGCGGCGAAACGCTCGCGGGCCATGGCCAGCATCTCCGGGGTGGCGTCGGCCGCAGCCATATCCGCTCCCGCCCGGGCGAGCATCAGCGAAAGCAGGCCCGTTCCCGCGGCCAGGTCGAGGACCTTCTCACCGCTGCGGGGCGCGGCCGCGTCAAATAGCGGACGGTAGAATTTCTCTTCCGAGAAGACGTCGACCTCGGCGTAACGGTCGGCCCGTTCGCCGAAGACTTCGCGGGCGGATCTTGCTCCGGGCTCAGCGCCCGGGTCATGCTCCGGCTCAGATCCGCCGGCCGCCGGTTCTTTTTCCGTAAAATCTGACATGAGACCATAATATCCTACAATATTGACAAGCGCCCGCAGGGAATAAGAACGGTCCTGGGGAAGCGCAAAGCACGAGCTCGAAGGAGCAGTTTTGCCAGAAACGCGTCCATCGACAGTAGCGGTGTTCAGGTGCCCCGGGTACGAGGAGGAGCTGGTGCGCCGCGCTGTATCCGCGGCCGTCGAAGCCATCGGCGGCATCGACGACATCATCGGTCCCGGAGACAAGGTGCTGCTGAAGGCCAACCTGCTGGCGCCCGCCGATCCCGGCGAGGCGGTCACGACGCATCCCGCGGTCGTCCGGGCTGTGATCGAAGCTGTGAAGGAAGCCGGCGGCGTGCCGGTCGTGGGTGACTCGCCCGGATATTTCACCAGGGCGGCCGGCGCCAAATGCCCCGCGCTCAGCCAGTGTGGCCTCAAACAGGTCGCCGACGATCTCGGGGTCGAGTCGTTCCAGTTCGAAGCGATGGAGGACAGTTTCATCGAGACCGAGGTCCCCGGCGGCGTCTACCTCGACAGGATCTACGCGGCCCGCCTGGCGCTCGAGGCCGACGTCATCATCACCCTGCCGAAACTGAAGACACATTCGAACACCTGGTACACAGGCGCGGTCAAGAACATGTTCGGCGCCGTCGCCACCAGGACCAGGAAAGAGGCTCACAAGCTGTCGACCCTGGAGCGCTTCAGCGGCTCGATCGTCGACATCTATTCCGTCTTCAAGCCGCAGCTGGCGATCATGGACGCCGTGATAGGAATGGAAGGGGAAGGCCCGCGGCATGGTATGCCGAAACTCGCGGGGCTGATCCTTGCCGCCAAGGATCCGGTCGCGCTCGACGCCGTGGCCTCGAAGATAATCGGTTTTGATCCCCTTGAGATCGTTACTACCCGGGAAGCTTCTGCGCGCGGATTCGGCGCCGGCGAACTCAAAAACATCGCCATTGCCGGTGAGCGGATCGAAGACGTCGCTGTCGATTTCAGGAAACCCAGCGGCCGCATGGTCAACATCCCGCCATTTGTGATGAGAGTCGCCGACCGCCTGCTCAAGGTGCAGCCCGACTGCATAAATGAAGACTGCGACCGCTGCGCGATCTGCCAGAAGAGCTGTCCTGTCGACGCCATCTCCATGACGCCCTTTCCCGAGATCGACCGGGACAGGTGCATCGAATGCTATTGCTGCAACGAGATGTGTCCGACCGGCGCCATGCAGATCAAAAAGAGCTGGCTGGCCGCGCTCGTTTCCGGCAAAGTCTGATCCCCCTCAACCGGAAGTTTGATTTCCCCTCCGCCGGGAACGAATCAGGCATGGAGGTTCCCAGAAGAAAGCTTGGCAGCACCGGCGAGGAGGTATCGATCCTCGCCGTCGGCGGCGCCCACATCACCCACTTCGGCTCGCGCCGGTACGCGGTCAGGCTCGTGCGCGAAGCCGTCGACCGTGGCGTCACTTTCATGGACAATTGCTGGGATTACAGCGGCGGCCGCAGTGAGAAGTGGATGGGCGACGCCCTGCGCGACGGTTACCGCGAGAAGGTCTTCCTCATGACCAAGATCGACGGCCGCACCCGCGAGGTAGCGGCCCGGCAGATCGACCAGAGCCTTCAGCGCCTGCAGGTCGACCACGTTGACCTGATGCAGCTTCATGAGATTATCCGCTGGGACGATCCCGACCGCGCCTTTGCGCCCGGCGGCGCCATCGAAGCGCTGGTGGAGGCGCGCGATCAAGGCAAGATACGCTACATCGGTTTCACCGGCCACAAGGACCCCGGCATCCATCTGAAGATGCTCGACCAGGGGTTTGCCTGGGACGCGGTGCAGATGCCGGTCAACGTCCTTGATGCCGGCTTCCAGAGTTTTCAGGAACGGGTGCTGCCGGTCCTGCTACAGCGGGGCATCGGCGTGCTGGCGATGAAGCCGCTGGCCGGCGGCGAGATCTTGGAGACCAGGGCGGTCAGCGCGGTTGAAGCGCTGCACTATGTCATGAACCTTCCCGTCGATGTGGTCATCACCGGCATGACCTCGATC from Actinomycetota bacterium carries:
- a CDS encoding DUF362 domain-containing protein gives rise to the protein MPETRPSTVAVFRCPGYEEELVRRAVSAAVEAIGGIDDIIGPGDKVLLKANLLAPADPGEAVTTHPAVVRAVIEAVKEAGGVPVVGDSPGYFTRAAGAKCPALSQCGLKQVADDLGVESFQFEAMEDSFIETEVPGGVYLDRIYAARLALEADVIITLPKLKTHSNTWYTGAVKNMFGAVATRTRKEAHKLSTLERFSGSIVDIYSVFKPQLAIMDAVIGMEGEGPRHGMPKLAGLILAAKDPVALDAVASKIIGFDPLEIVTTREASARGFGAGELKNIAIAGERIEDVAVDFRKPSGRMVNIPPFVMRVADRLLKVQPDCINEDCDRCAICQKSCPVDAISMTPFPEIDRDRCIECYCCNEMCPTGAMQIKKSWLAALVSGKV
- a CDS encoding aldo/keto reductase — its product is MEVPRRKLGSTGEEVSILAVGGAHITHFGSRRYAVRLVREAVDRGVTFMDNCWDYSGGRSEKWMGDALRDGYREKVFLMTKIDGRTREVAARQIDQSLQRLQVDHVDLMQLHEIIRWDDPDRAFAPGGAIEALVEARDQGKIRYIGFTGHKDPGIHLKMLDQGFAWDAVQMPVNVLDAGFQSFQERVLPVLLQRGIGVLAMKPLAGGEILETRAVSAVEALHYVMNLPVDVVITGMTSIKDLDQAVKAASTFKPMSDLEAGSLKVRMAPFSRDGGLEGYKTSHDYDGTYWHPEWLEKARV
- a CDS encoding NUDIX hydrolase, whose product is MPDNNEMPRWLEWAREIQGLCQTGLAFASTDYETQRYTRLTEIAAEIVASHTGEERGELVKGFSAQPGYATAKIDVRGAVVRDGRILLVQERRDQHWCMPGGWADVGDIPSEMVAREVWEESGFEVAPRKVIAVYDANRGGRPLEFFHAYKIIFLCDIISGEPRVSDETMAVDFFSFDELPPLSWQRTSEKHLDEVRAHLEDECRPAAFD
- a CDS encoding methyltransferase domain-containing protein codes for the protein MSDFTEKEPAAGGSEPEHDPGAEPGARSAREVFGERADRYAEVDVFSEEKFYRPLFDAAAPRSGEKVLDLAAGTGLLSLMLARAGADMAAADATPEMLAMARERFAAAGKDDISVVETAVPALSFEDDSFDLVVCRLAFHHFPDPAAALADIRRVLKPGGRFVMEDVFGSGDPAVRKKRERLEKLFDPSHVLAYSPAELRKLLADAGFRVTGETEPYTQGVVVDFILKLNRVEDPRDRDEIVKLLKENLDVDLGGFHSSQIEGELSLNWRTIIIAAVKT